The sequence CGATACCGCAAAAATTATGCGCAATGCCGACGCGGCTATGTACATTGCAAAGTCTCGCGGCCCAAACTCTGCAGTCTACTACCACCCCAGTATGTGCAAGGAGGTAGAGTTACGGCTCGAAATAGAGAAAGAGCTGAAAACAGCCATTCGCTCAGCAGACGAATTTACCTTGTTCTATCAACCGCAGTACGCTGCCACCGGAGAGTGTATCGGCGCTGAAGCGCTTCTCAGGTGGAATACCGCGCAACGAAATCTGAGCTGCCCCAGTATGTTTATTCCCGTCGCAGAAGATACCGGGCTAATGCTGGAACTGGGGCGCTGGGTACTGTTTCGCGCATGCTCTCAACTGCGGGAATTACAGGAAAGCTGTGTCCCCAACACGTTTAAACGAATTTCCGTTAATGTCAGCGCGGCGCAATTTAATCAAGGCAATTTTCTCAACGATCTCATAAACGCAATTGACCAGACGGGCATAAATCCAAACATGCTCTGTATCGAGCTCACCGAAAGTTCACTTATTAAGAATGTATCGGATACCGTCAGAAAAATGGGCGAACTGCGTAAATTGGGCATTCAGATTTCCGTCGATGATTTTGGTACAGGCTATTCTTCTCTAGCGTACCTCTCTCGATTTCCGATTTCCGCGTTAAAAATAGACCAGACGTTTGTGAGAAACCTTCACGAGAACAAAGGCAACAACGCTATTGTCGAGACGATTATGTCGCTTGGTGATAGCCTCAACTTATCGATCATCGCCGAGGGCGTTGAATGTCGGGAGGAACTGGACGCGCTCCAATCACTGGGTTGCGAATACTACCAGGGGTTTTTGTTTAAACCGCCACTTCCCTACGACCAACTGCTACCGCTGGCACTTCAGGGTCAACCAACGATCTCTTATTCTACAGACCCCAGCGCGACCTAAACCGCGATAGAACCCGCCCACAACGCGCTTGATCACCCGTGTGCACGGTAAATGCCCCCCCTCCAGTCGGGGCGACTTTAGCATTTGCCAGATGCGAGTAAGCCGCAGATACACGCACACCATAATGTGTGTTAACTGCATGCAGATATATAATTGGTTAGTATTAACCCGGCGATTAAATAGATAACCCTTTCTATTTAATCGCGCACCCTTTAAACACTGACGAATATGTGTGAATTCCCCTGTATTTCAATGGCTTACATTACCCATCGGGCAATGGCGGTGCTGCCCCGCCCCGCCCCGCCTATTAACGTCGCAACTTTCATTGCCAAGTTAATATGAGGGCCTATTGATACAAATTGAATTCATACTGCCACGTTAATATTCGGCTTGCTCCCTGAAACCAGCGGATTTATGACCAAGAAAATAACACAACAGGAAATACAAGACCTGGCAGTCGAAGCGATCCATGAATACTTCGAAGCGTGTCGGGCTCGTGTGCCGGCGTTTGTGCAACAGCACTACCGATATCCCGGCGCCTGGCGCACCAACCGACGAGCCCTTGGATTGGATCTGTTGCGAGCACCCATCAATCTTTTTTGGGCCCCGGTGTTTGGCGTGTTAAGCGTGTTACGCATAGGATTGCAGTTGTTGCGCTGGCACCGTGCTGCGGCGCTCCTTGGTCGGGTGCCGGAAGGTTTTAATACACAAGTGCAACACTATTTGGGGCTCTGCATCAGGCGAGACCTGATGCGGCTGGACTGCGACAGCGACAGCCTGGAAGCGCACATAACACGCAAACTGAGCGCCAGGTTTGGCGATTCTCATCCAGAAAGGCAGGAACAGCAGGCATTTTTTCACCGTGCCGCTGCGATTGTTCACGAGGCTTTACAGGAGTATCGGGTTACCCGTACCGCGTCGTCGGATATTACCAACACTATCACCAGCACCTTGGTCGGCGCGGCAGCATTTCAAAAATTTACCCCCGGCGGCATTGGCATAGGATTTTTAATCGCTGCGCTGGTCGCCCGCTATCAGGCTGAACACGACTTTTTTTTGGGCAGAACGCTCGGTCGGTTTTACTATCAACTATTTCCACCGGTGCCGAGCTGGCAGTTAACGGCCGCTGCACTTACCCTGGTGTTGGTGCTGCTCGCTTGCTTCGCCTCATTTTCCGGCTTGATTACGGATCCAATTCAGGCGCGGCTGGGTTTACACCGGGTACGGCTGCAAAAAATGCTCTCCCATTTGGAGCGCGATATCAGTGCTCAAACGGCTAGCAGCTTTCGCCCCAAAGACCAATATGTTGCACGTATATTGGATTTGTTCGACGCGGTCAAATCGCATTTGAGTTAGCCTGTTCTGCCTCGGATTAAATAGCGTCGTTCCGCGCAATGATCAGCGTTTTCAAGTACAGTGCGCAACCCGCATAGGTGAAGTTTGTTAGAAGAGCCATGAAGAGCCATAAAAAAAATTTATAGCAGTTTCGCCTCCAACAAAATCCGCGCCCAAATATATTCATCGAACAAAGTCGCTTTACTCTTCGCAGCTAACGATAATTCCACTCGTGCCTCCGATACAGCACCCGACCTCCAGAGCGAGATTGCCTGATAAAAGTGCGCGTCTGTCTCCATGCAGCTTGTTGCTGCGGACTCCATTAATTCGCTGCCATCAATAGGTTGCTGGATGTGGTCGATTATTTGTTGGAGCCAGCCCGATTGTACCGCTACATCATCCAGACCCAAGTTAAGCCTACCCTGAGTAATTAATGCTTCGACCCAAGCGAGTTGTATGTGCTGTAGCGTCGCCTTAACAGCATTCTTTTCGTAGAGTGCCGTAAACTTATTTTGTTGCTGAGTAACTGCCAGTAATGCAGCCGCTTTGTCACCGAGTCCAAGTTGCCGTTGGGCCTCAAACACCAGCGCTTGTGAATCGTCGTGCGTCTCCTGAAGGTAAACAATGACCGGGCCGGCTTCGTTGTAATGCTGAGTCAACAGCGCTGCCTGCACATAATGGGTAGCCGTCCACCAGTTTTTTTCCAGTTCCCAGGCTTTTTTTGCCTGGCTGTACGCCAGAGGAAACAAACCCAGTCGTAAATACTGAAGCGCAGAGTTATCGACATAGAGCTGCTGAGGGTCTTTCGCTGCGGCACGGGAAATGTAACTCGCCGCGGTTCGTGCGTAGGCGGATTCATCATAGCTGCAAGGGGATTCCTGCAGAATATCGTTAACTGCTTCGCCATAGCGATATAGATAACTGGCTGTATCGGAGTTTAATGTCACCGCGCGCTTGGCTGCCGCCAGCGACATCCAATAGGCTTTTTGTGATTCGTAGTATTTTGAAGCCATATACCAGCTACTCGCATTAAAAGGCTCCTCTTTCAATAGCGCACGCAACACAGGGTCAATTGTTTCACGCCGCGAGTCCGTATCGGCAATCAGCGCATAAGAAATTCTCCAAGGCGGTGGTGTTTCCCGCTGCACAACGGGCGAGAGTGAGCGGTATAGCACCACAAGATCCAGTAAGCCGTCCCCTGCTGTTTCTATACAGTTAAAAAGCTCTGCAAGGTAATAAAATTTTTGCACCATGGGATTCAGCGGGGCCGACGCGTGCGCCTCGCCAAGCAGACTACGCGCACGGGCCAAATCTTTTACCGTGCCGCCATTATGATAATCGCGATAGGCGTTCATGCCAGCTTCTATCGTGTTCGCCTGTTCACCCACAGAGTTCGGCGCAAGTGGAGACTTGGTTGACACGCTGCCGCAGGCGGACAACAACACGGTGACCAGCGCGGGGAGAATCCATCGAAAAAACAACGTCATTACGTATCTCCTACGGCTGGTAACCCAACTGCTTCGCCTTAACAAACGAGGCGTTAGACGCTTCGATATCCGTATTAAACCCTTGCACCGTACCGAGAACGAACCAGGCTTCACCGTTTTCCGGGGCTAACTCTACCGCCGCCTGTGCAGGCGGCAACGCGTCTTCGAAC comes from Teredinibacter turnerae and encodes:
- a CDS encoding putative bifunctional diguanylate cyclase/phosphodiesterase translates to MEDALSIISTQHQLGMAIGMDLKLRPMLLHFSKSCLNCLDITAIHYYFYQDEHLKHYLSLPVVEQEDIPSDEIPLLAENFISAACAYHAVSAEGEKNVRYYFPLGATGFASLHSRQTCLDSAVLNMLLPIFQRLAISCQASIEHEQLLQAIDARQKAEELITHQLYHDDLTSLPNRRRLMQELEVQVERMRENKRQGALLFIDLNRFKAVNDTLGHAVGDLLLQAVANLLRTTLASGDFVSRLSGDEFVVLLDASHIDSKHSDCGITPLTDRVVDKVKAAFSHPIQAGEHLLHITPSIGIEIFPHKNVDTAKIMRNADAAMYIAKSRGPNSAVYYHPSMCKEVELRLEIEKELKTAIRSADEFTLFYQPQYAATGECIGAEALLRWNTAQRNLSCPSMFIPVAEDTGLMLELGRWVLFRACSQLRELQESCVPNTFKRISVNVSAAQFNQGNFLNDLINAIDQTGINPNMLCIELTESSLIKNVSDTVRKMGELRKLGIQISVDDFGTGYSSLAYLSRFPISALKIDQTFVRNLHENKGNNAIVETIMSLGDSLNLSIIAEGVECREELDALQSLGCEYYQGFLFKPPLPYDQLLPLALQGQPTISYSTDPSAT
- a CDS encoding DUF6635 family protein, which encodes MTKKITQQEIQDLAVEAIHEYFEACRARVPAFVQQHYRYPGAWRTNRRALGLDLLRAPINLFWAPVFGVLSVLRIGLQLLRWHRAAALLGRVPEGFNTQVQHYLGLCIRRDLMRLDCDSDSLEAHITRKLSARFGDSHPERQEQQAFFHRAAAIVHEALQEYRVTRTASSDITNTITSTLVGAAAFQKFTPGGIGIGFLIAALVARYQAEHDFFLGRTLGRFYYQLFPPVPSWQLTAAALTLVLVLLACFASFSGLITDPIQARLGLHRVRLQKMLSHLERDISAQTASSFRPKDQYVARILDLFDAVKSHLS